One window of the Chitinivibrionia bacterium genome contains the following:
- the prmC gene encoding peptide chain release factor N(5)-glutamine methyltransferase, with protein sequence MSLQARKILDQILQNAQITDKSEAQEVICYVCKCKKNDILLAENFKVSENQINEIQRIVNLREKGLPLAYCMNAAYFYDREFYVNENVLIPRFDTEILIEEILKNENLCEKKVLELGAGSGIICETLQSKRPNWNIASVDISQNALNVARKNCQEKILLINSDKFSAISPENQFDVIVSNPPYIESETINALDESVKDFEPKIALDGGESGLEFYEYLAKNANYFLKPDGRIYVEIGFNQGESVSSIFKENGFGKVEIIKDFGGNWRVITACVV encoded by the coding sequence ATGTCGTTGCAAGCCAGAAAAATTCTTGACCAAATTCTGCAAAACGCGCAAATCACAGATAAATCCGAAGCGCAGGAAGTCATTTGCTATGTATGCAAATGCAAAAAAAACGACATACTTTTAGCCGAGAACTTTAAGGTTTCGGAAAATCAAATAAACGAGATACAAAGAATAGTAAACTTGCGAGAAAAAGGCTTGCCTCTCGCATATTGTATGAACGCCGCGTATTTTTACGACCGAGAATTTTACGTAAACGAAAACGTACTTATCCCCCGCTTTGACACCGAAATTCTAATTGAAGAAATCTTAAAAAACGAAAACCTTTGCGAAAAAAAGGTATTGGAACTCGGCGCAGGAAGCGGAATTATCTGCGAAACACTGCAAAGCAAGCGCCCAAACTGGAACATAGCTTCCGTTGATATTTCCCAAAACGCTTTGAATGTCGCAAGAAAGAACTGCCAAGAAAAAATCCTGCTTATAAACAGCGACAAATTCAGCGCAATTTCGCCCGAAAATCAATTTGACGTCATAGTTTCAAATCCGCCGTATATTGAAAGCGAAACAATAAACGCGCTCGACGAAAGCGTAAAGGATTTTGAGCCGAAAATCGCTCTTGACGGCGGCGAAAGCGGACTTGAGTTTTATGAATACTTGGCAAAAAACGCTAACTATTTTTTGAAACCCGACGGGCGAATTTATGTAGAAATCGGGTTTAATCAGGGCGAAAGCGTTTCGAGTATTTTTAAAGAAAACGGGTTTGGCAAAGTCGAGATTATTAAAGATTTTGGCGGAAATTGGCGGGTTATAACAGCTTGCGTCGTTTAA
- the clpP gene encoding ATP-dependent Clp endopeptidase proteolytic subunit ClpP translates to MSHLIPMVVESSGRGERSYDIYSRLLKERIIFLGGQINDAVADVVMAQLIFLEYEDPTKDITLYINSPGGYVSSGLAIYDTMRFIRPNVSTICIGQAASMGAVLLAAGTPGKRFALPHSKIMIHQPIGGATGQASDIIIHAKEILRIKKDLSELLAEHTGKSADTIYKDTDRDNFMSALEAKEYGIVDDVLKERKE, encoded by the coding sequence ATGTCGCATTTAATTCCTATGGTTGTTGAATCAAGCGGGCGCGGCGAACGCTCTTACGATATTTACTCGCGCCTCCTCAAAGAAAGAATTATATTTTTGGGCGGGCAAATTAACGACGCAGTAGCCGACGTGGTTATGGCGCAGCTTATATTTTTGGAATACGAAGACCCCACAAAAGATATAACTTTATACATAAACTCACCCGGCGGCTACGTGTCTTCGGGACTTGCAATTTACGACACAATGCGTTTTATTCGCCCCAATGTTTCCACCATCTGCATAGGTCAGGCGGCGAGTATGGGAGCGGTTTTGCTTGCGGCGGGAACTCCGGGAAAACGATTTGCGCTCCCCCACTCAAAAATTATGATACACCAGCCGATTGGCGGCGCGACGGGTCAAGCGAGCGACATAATTATCCACGCGAAAGAAATATTGCGCATTAAAAAAGATTTGTCGGAACTTCTTGCGGAACACACGGGAAAATCCGCCGATACTATATATAAGGATACCGACCGCGACAACTTTATGTCGGCGCTCGAAGCAAAAGAATACGGTATCGTTGACGACGTTTTGAAAGAACGGAAAGAATAA
- the clpX gene encoding ATP-dependent Clp protease ATP-binding subunit ClpX translates to MNVVNKQKICSFCGKNSKQTKELIKGLAPDAYICNDCVEVCFGMLHAKSNLLPSAKTQSGNAVGGGALAKYEDIPTPKEMKATLDKYIIGQEAAKIGVVVAAYNHYKRLNSRIMTDEVEIEKSNILLLGPTGTGKTLLAQTMAKILQVPFAIADATVLTEAGYVGEDVENILVRLVNAADGDVAKAQHGIIYIDEFDKISRKSENWSITRDVSGEGVQQALLKILEGTVAHIPPQGGRKHPEQKLLEINTRDILFICGGAFVGIEDIVKKRTAKGGMGFTGKIVSKDSSQFSELLHLCEPDDLTKFGIIPELIGRVPAIYALDHLTKEMLMQILLEPKNSIVKQYKKLFEIDGAKLSFEQEALDKIVEIAEEKKTGARGLRSVIEMSLIPIMYELPSKKDVGEVIITKEVITDKGEPRYMTKRAKAS, encoded by the coding sequence ATGAACGTAGTAAATAAGCAGAAAATATGCTCCTTTTGCGGAAAAAACTCTAAACAGACAAAAGAGCTGATTAAGGGACTTGCCCCCGACGCATATATATGCAACGATTGCGTAGAAGTTTGCTTCGGAATGCTTCACGCAAAAAGCAATTTGTTGCCCTCTGCAAAAACGCAAAGCGGCAACGCGGTTGGCGGCGGCGCGCTTGCAAAATACGAAGACATTCCCACGCCCAAAGAAATGAAAGCGACTTTGGACAAATACATAATCGGACAAGAAGCCGCCAAAATCGGCGTGGTAGTCGCCGCATACAACCACTACAAACGCCTTAATTCGCGAATTATGACCGACGAAGTGGAAATCGAAAAGTCGAACATTCTTCTTTTGGGACCTACGGGAACAGGCAAAACGCTGCTCGCGCAAACTATGGCGAAAATCCTGCAAGTTCCTTTCGCCATTGCCGACGCAACCGTTCTTACGGAAGCGGGATACGTAGGCGAAGACGTGGAAAATATCTTGGTGCGCCTCGTAAATGCCGCCGACGGCGACGTAGCAAAAGCGCAACACGGCATAATATACATCGACGAATTCGACAAAATCAGCAGAAAATCCGAAAATTGGTCAATAACGCGCGACGTTTCGGGCGAGGGCGTTCAGCAGGCGCTTCTTAAAATTTTGGAAGGAACGGTAGCGCATATTCCACCGCAAGGCGGGCGCAAACATCCCGAGCAAAAACTCTTGGAAATTAACACGCGCGATATTTTGTTTATTTGCGGCGGCGCATTTGTCGGAATTGAGGACATAGTAAAAAAACGCACGGCAAAAGGCGGAATGGGTTTCACAGGGAAAATCGTAAGCAAAGACTCGTCGCAGTTCAGCGAATTGCTCCACTTATGCGAGCCCGACGACTTAACAAAATTCGGTATAATTCCCGAACTTATAGGCAGAGTTCCCGCAATTTACGCGCTCGACCACCTTACCAAAGAAATGCTTATGCAAATCCTTTTGGAGCCAAAAAACTCCATAGTAAAGCAATACAAAAAACTCTTTGAAATAGACGGCGCAAAACTTTCGTTCGAGCAAGAAGCGTTAGATAAAATAGTAGAAATCGCCGAAGAAAAGAAGACAGGCGCGCGCGGACTTCGCTCCGTAATCGAAATGTCGCTTATTCCTATAATGTACGAATTGCCGTCGAAAAAAGACGTCGGCGAGGTTATAATTACAAAAGAAGTAATAACCGACAAAGGCGAACCGAGATATATGACAAAAAGGGCGAAAGCGTCGTAA
- the ispD gene encoding 2-C-methyl-D-erythritol 4-phosphate cytidylyltransferase, which yields MSVSAVIVAGGMGKRLGKEIPKAFVLVGDKEIFLYSALVFDKMRAINEIIIVVPEQAIEEVKQKTSNFSKKIIVVGGGCERHNSVENGVKAASGKRVLIHDAARPFITLGLVSELLERCKDPKICGVISANPVVDTVRKFDNEICGETINRDELIAVGTPQIFDKKLLLECFEKIDDLDKIPTDEAMLVQNFGHKVAWVKGSKLNFKITSPEDLVLAEAIIGMRGG from the coding sequence ATGAGCGTTTCGGCAGTTATTGTCGCAGGAGGAATGGGCAAACGTCTCGGGAAAGAAATCCCCAAGGCGTTTGTTCTTGTAGGCGATAAAGAAATCTTTCTTTACAGCGCGTTAGTTTTCGACAAAATGCGAGCGATAAACGAGATAATAATAGTAGTTCCCGAGCAAGCAATCGAAGAAGTCAAGCAAAAAACGAGCAATTTTTCAAAAAAAATCATTGTTGTCGGGGGAGGATGCGAGCGGCACAATTCGGTAGAAAACGGCGTTAAAGCGGCAAGCGGCAAAAGAGTGTTAATTCACGACGCGGCGCGCCCTTTTATCACTCTCGGACTTGTAAGCGAACTTTTGGAACGTTGCAAAGACCCAAAAATCTGCGGCGTTATTTCCGCAAATCCCGTCGTGGACACCGTCCGAAAATTCGACAACGAAATCTGCGGCGAAACCATAAACCGCGACGAACTGATAGCCGTCGGCACCCCGCAAATTTTCGACAAAAAACTCCTCCTCGAATGCTTTGAAAAAATAGACGATTTAGATAAAATCCCCACCGACGAAGCGATGCTTGTGCAGAATTTCGGACATAAAGTCGCGTGGGTTAAGGGGAGCAAGCTTAATTTTAAAATAACAAGCCCCGAGGATTTGGTGTTGGCGGAGGCTATAATAGGGATGAGAGGCGGATAA
- a CDS encoding HEPN domain-containing protein codes for MQDNNKFVAEWIKFATDDLFVAKHLFYEVNPKQLYISCYHCQQCAEKMLKAFLIGKDWDLLKIHDLNMLCNLCIDRDHSFEDIQELCAFVNPYGVEVKYPNNTELYDEIVEIVLNRTQKIYDFCKIKVGL; via the coding sequence ATGCAAGATAACAATAAATTTGTGGCAGAGTGGATAAAATTTGCCACCGACGACTTGTTTGTCGCGAAACATCTTTTTTACGAAGTTAATCCCAAGCAACTATATATTTCTTGCTATCATTGTCAGCAATGTGCAGAAAAAATGTTAAAGGCGTTTTTGATAGGCAAAGATTGGGATTTATTAAAAATTCACGATTTAAATATGTTGTGTAATTTATGTATTGACCGCGACCATTCTTTTGAAGATATACAAGAATTATGCGCATTTGTAAATCCTTACGGCGTTGAGGTGAAATACCCCAATAATACGGAATTATATGACGAAATAGTAGAAATTGTCTTGAACAGAACGCAAAAAATATACGATTTTTGCAAAATTAAAGTGGGATTATAA
- a CDS encoding nucleotidyltransferase domain-containing protein gives MQIDNEALRVKDTILKTTDCENIYLFGSRAYGTTHQNSDYDFFVVLKDDIESKYPILEQISLNIAKAKFNIPIDVLAEKKSFFEERSGFASIERKVKREGVLLYAR, from the coding sequence ATGCAAATAGACAATGAGGCATTGCGGGTAAAAGATACCATTCTCAAAACAACAGATTGTGAAAATATTTATCTGTTTGGCTCGCGCGCCTACGGAACTACGCACCAAAACAGCGATTACGATTTTTTTGTAGTGCTTAAAGACGACATCGAAAGCAAATATCCCATTTTAGAGCAAATTTCGCTGAACATCGCAAAGGCAAAATTTAATATACCCATTGACGTGCTTGCAGAAAAGAAAAGTTTTTTTGAAGAACGGAGCGGCTTTGCCTCAATAGAACGAAAAGTTAAAAGAGAGGGAGTCCTTTTGTATGCAAGATAA
- a CDS encoding dihydrodipicolinate synthase family protein — translation MLNKLIFEGIVVAAATPIKNNEIDEISLVKHLDFLQKSGIKSILSGGTTGEFFSLGHERRQKLFEITRKNFSGEVICNVSGTSLFDVRNEILFVQDIGADGITLIPPFYLANAPVDGVIKFFNEAVSILKIPCMLYNFTKHTQNKITPQILSSVPHAALKDSDRDEALIAHTPAFLCGGDSQILDFYQKGAKGAVSVMANYCPSLVVKIWKELQSGDMVGAQKTQKEICEIAATFRKDDQIARIKYALSLIIDGYGKEMLPPLLEADNAAKAEIDKLFPEFCNFR, via the coding sequence ATGCTCAACAAACTAATATTTGAAGGCATTGTAGTTGCCGCCGCTACACCGATAAAAAACAACGAAATCGACGAAATTTCGCTTGTAAAGCACTTGGATTTTCTGCAAAAAAGCGGGATTAAATCTATACTTTCGGGCGGGACTACGGGCGAATTTTTCTCGCTTGGACACGAAAGACGGCAGAAATTATTTGAAATCACACGGAAAAACTTTTCGGGCGAAGTTATCTGCAACGTTTCTGGAACGTCGCTTTTTGATGTCAGAAACGAAATTCTCTTTGTGCAGGACATCGGCGCGGACGGCATAACGCTGATACCGCCTTTTTATTTGGCGAACGCGCCTGTTGACGGCGTAATAAAGTTTTTTAACGAAGCGGTGAGCATTCTGAAAATCCCGTGTATGCTTTACAATTTTACAAAGCACACGCAAAACAAAATTACTCCGCAAATTCTTTCTTCCGTGCCGCACGCCGCGCTTAAAGATTCGGACAGAGACGAGGCGCTTATTGCGCATACTCCCGCGTTTTTGTGCGGCGGCGATTCGCAAATTCTTGACTTTTACCAAAAAGGCGCAAAAGGCGCGGTGTCGGTTATGGCGAATTATTGTCCGAGCCTTGTAGTGAAAATCTGGAAAGAATTGCAAAGCGGTGATATGGTCGGCGCGCAAAAAACGCAAAAAGAAATTTGCGAAATTGCGGCAACATTCAGAAAGGACGACCAAATCGCAAGAATAAAATATGCGCTATCCCTTATAATAGACGGCTACGGCAAAGAAATGCTGCCACCGCTTTTGGAAGCCGACAACGCGGCAAAAGCAGAAATCGACAAACTGTTTCCGGAATTTTGCAATTTTCGTTAA
- a CDS encoding flagellar biosynthesis anti-sigma factor FlgM: MVLTQITSTLAADFRKIDGASRARDEKTDNFAVRSKAADRTSLSSEAREAGANAAAMRVLAQRVEAQPDVRQDRIEATRQRVESGFYNSEEFASNLADRLISEFGR; the protein is encoded by the coding sequence ATGGTTTTAACACAAATAACAAGCACTCTTGCGGCTGATTTTCGCAAAATTGACGGAGCCTCTCGCGCCAGAGACGAGAAGACCGATAATTTTGCAGTAAGAAGCAAAGCCGCGGACAGGACTTCGCTTTCTTCCGAAGCGCGGGAAGCGGGAGCAAACGCCGCCGCAATGAGAGTTTTGGCGCAAAGGGTTGAAGCGCAACCTGATGTTCGTCAAGACAGAATTGAGGCGACTCGCCAAAGAGTTGAAAGCGGATTTTATAATTCCGAAGAATTTGCCTCAAACTTGGCAGACCGCTTAATCTCGGAATTCGGGCGCTAA
- a CDS encoding prepilin peptidase, which produces MAIAIIAFIYGLLFGSFFNVLIFRLPREESVIFPASRCLNCGHELAWYENLPLLSYIFLRGKCKECKIKISIQYPLIELATGIYSVFLALVLGEQIQWALAGNWWNWIEVFLQYFTLLLFLPIAIIDIKHYIIPDELTITGVILALAVSFLPDGITPLQSITGALVGGGSLLLAGFFGKIILKKDEAMGGGDIKLLFWFGALFGWQAALATIFFGSFVGAVISVALISLKKVESGKHIPFGPYLCAGMLISVVFGNELLSFILP; this is translated from the coding sequence GTGGCAATAGCAATAATTGCGTTTATTTACGGGCTTCTTTTCGGCTCGTTTTTCAATGTACTGATTTTTCGTTTGCCGCGTGAGGAAAGCGTGATTTTCCCTGCCTCGCGATGTTTAAATTGCGGGCACGAACTTGCGTGGTACGAAAATCTTCCGTTGTTAAGCTATATTTTTCTTCGCGGAAAATGCAAAGAATGTAAGATTAAAATTTCAATTCAGTATCCTTTGATTGAGCTTGCTACAGGAATTTATTCCGTGTTTTTGGCGCTTGTTTTGGGCGAGCAAATTCAGTGGGCGCTCGCAGGAAATTGGTGGAATTGGATAGAGGTATTTTTGCAATATTTCACTCTTTTGCTTTTTCTTCCTATTGCGATAATCGACATTAAGCACTACATTATCCCCGACGAATTGACAATTACGGGCGTTATTCTTGCGCTTGCGGTTTCGTTTTTGCCCGACGGGATTACGCCGCTTCAGTCAATTACAGGCGCGCTTGTCGGCGGCGGCTCTTTGCTTTTGGCGGGATTTTTCGGAAAAATTATCCTCAAAAAAGACGAGGCAATGGGCGGCGGCGATATTAAATTATTGTTTTGGTTCGGCGCGCTTTTTGGTTGGCAGGCGGCGCTTGCGACAATATTTTTTGGTAGTTTTGTCGGAGCGGTAATCAGCGTTGCGCTGATTTCTCTTAAAAAGGTTGAAAGCGGCAAACATATTCCGTTTGGTCCGTATCTTTGCGCAGGAATGCTTATTTCTGTGGTATTCGGTAATGAATTATTATCTTTTATTCTGCCTTAA
- a CDS encoding PEGA domain-containing protein, with product MYKKRSTIISFLLLQVVLTSCLFAQDYQTAEARDFETAHSADTFFVFGTHSFGILNLPIAPNNIPYLINNDIESETQRIVLPMGRHRISWHGGIGYMPIDTFVDVRAGEILNLRLSFVERQGTIFIETEPDEARIFLNSDLAGVGTLFRDIKAGEHRLAVSAHGFHGIEQTITVFPNRLTRFHIQLPSTHDRDGDGFPDSVDLCPDVFGIYRGCPRPPVWHELKELRSFWRDYLSQQPFTIEVLAFAFQHRIATEPIFRELIGLFNDGPVIGTNHRGFSAFNKIWIGHRQWIMSLEYGQGFAGSRYRKSFDIPVDIDFDNGFWVEYDRFGDLEPTMILRSYSGQIGFRAGNEILSLAILTGYQREKIMLNNITERNERGRRTLSSRSARNDTWITSVRAALSPIGENFHPTYFIELSITPILGDGDGSAISRALRPETSGWVGFRGGIIIPWRLQRND from the coding sequence GTGTACAAGAAGCGTTCGACGATAATAAGTTTCTTGCTTCTGCAAGTCGTATTAACATCGTGCCTTTTCGCTCAAGATTATCAAACAGCCGAAGCGCGGGACTTTGAGACGGCGCATTCGGCTGATACTTTTTTTGTTTTCGGTACGCATTCTTTCGGAATTCTAAATCTTCCGATCGCGCCGAACAACATTCCATACCTTATAAATAACGATATAGAGTCTGAAACCCAGAGAATTGTTTTGCCTATGGGGCGACACAGAATTTCTTGGCACGGCGGCATAGGATATATGCCGATAGATACTTTTGTCGATGTGCGAGCGGGTGAAATACTGAATTTACGTCTTTCTTTTGTTGAAAGACAAGGGACTATATTTATTGAAACTGAGCCCGACGAGGCAAGAATTTTTCTTAACTCAGACCTTGCGGGGGTAGGTACGCTTTTCAGGGACATAAAAGCAGGCGAGCATCGCCTTGCCGTATCGGCACACGGGTTTCACGGGATTGAGCAGACCATTACCGTTTTTCCGAACAGGCTTACGCGTTTTCATATACAATTACCTTCCACTCACGACCGAGACGGCGACGGCTTTCCCGACAGTGTTGACCTTTGCCCTGATGTTTTCGGCATTTATCGCGGCTGTCCGAGACCTCCCGTATGGCACGAATTGAAAGAATTACGCAGTTTTTGGAGAGATTATTTAAGCCAACAACCGTTTACAATAGAAGTTTTGGCGTTTGCTTTTCAACACAGAATAGCAACAGAACCTATTTTTCGCGAACTTATAGGGCTTTTTAACGACGGACCTGTTATCGGGACTAATCACAGAGGATTTTCGGCGTTTAATAAAATATGGATTGGGCACAGGCAGTGGATAATGTCGTTGGAATACGGACAAGGTTTTGCGGGGTCAAGATACAGAAAATCGTTCGATATACCCGTCGATATTGATTTTGATAACGGCTTTTGGGTGGAATACGACAGGTTTGGGGATTTAGAGCCGACTATGATACTGAGGTCGTATTCGGGGCAAATCGGTTTTCGCGCAGGAAACGAAATTTTGTCGCTTGCGATTTTAACGGGCTATCAGCGCGAAAAAATAATGTTGAACAATATAACCGAAAGAAATGAACGCGGCAGAAGAACTCTTTCGTCGAGGAGCGCGCGCAACGACACGTGGATAACGAGTGTTCGGGCGGCTCTTTCACCAATCGGAGAAAATTTTCATCCCACATATTTTATAGAACTCTCCATTACACCGATATTGGGCGACGGCGACGGGAGTGCAATAAGCCGAGCGCTTCGTCCCGAAACCAGCGGGTGGGTAGGATTTCGCGGCGGCATTATTATTCCGTGGCGATTGCAGAGAAACGATTGA
- a CDS encoding enoyl-[acyl-carrier-protein] reductase: MLSIDLTGKIAFIAGVGDDHGYGWAIAKRLAEAGATILVGTWPPVLELFVKSLERNKLDTKLPDGSEMKITEIFPLDAVFDYPEDVPQDIKENKRYAGITGYTVSEVAKKVAEKYGKIDILVHALANGPEVKNDLLETSRAGYLAAFSASSYSLVSLVKQFGSNMNAGGSVISLSYLSADRTVPGYGGGMGAAKAALQQDTRTLAFECGRKWNIRVNTISAGPLGSRAAKAIGFIDRMIKYSAHNAPLRQEMEADFVACPAAFLLSPMAAAITGTVVYVDNGLSSMACGIDRLVEGAIDEK; encoded by the coding sequence ATGCTGTCTATTGATTTAACAGGAAAAATTGCGTTTATCGCCGGCGTGGGAGACGACCACGGATACGGTTGGGCTATCGCAAAGAGGCTTGCGGAAGCAGGCGCGACAATTTTGGTAGGAACTTGGCCTCCCGTCCTTGAGTTATTTGTAAAATCGCTCGAAAGAAACAAACTCGACACAAAACTGCCCGACGGAAGCGAAATGAAAATCACCGAGATATTTCCTCTCGACGCGGTTTTTGACTATCCCGAAGACGTTCCGCAAGACATAAAAGAAAACAAAAGATACGCGGGAATTACGGGATACACGGTCAGCGAAGTTGCGAAAAAAGTGGCGGAAAAATACGGGAAAATAGATATTCTTGTTCACGCTTTGGCAAACGGTCCCGAAGTGAAAAACGACCTTTTGGAAACTTCTCGCGCAGGATATTTGGCGGCGTTTTCGGCTTCGTCGTATTCTTTGGTGTCGCTTGTTAAGCAGTTTGGTTCTAATATGAATGCCGGCGGCTCGGTTATTTCGCTTTCTTACCTTTCCGCTGACAGAACAGTTCCCGGATACGGCGGCGGAATGGGCGCGGCAAAAGCGGCTTTGCAACAAGATACTCGTACCCTTGCTTTTGAATGCGGCAGAAAATGGAACATCCGAGTGAATACAATTTCGGCGGGACCTTTGGGAAGCCGAGCGGCAAAGGCGATAGGATTTATCGACAGAATGATAAAATATTCGGCGCACAACGCCCCGCTCAGACAAGAGATGGAAGCGGATTTTGTGGCGTGTCCCGCGGCGTTTTTGTTGTCGCCGATGGCGGCGGCTATAACGGGAACGGTTGTTTATGTAGATAATGGATTAAGTTCGATGGCTTGTGGAATAGATCGCCTTGTAGAGGGCGCAATTGACGAAAAATAA
- a CDS encoding zinc metallopeptidase — MIGFDPMYLAFALPGLLLAGIASLMTSGTFKKYSKIRSAKGLTGAEAARRLLADAGVNDVRIEQVSGHLSDHYDPRSKVLRLSPQVYGENSLSAIGVACHEAGHALQHAQGYMWLNFRSAMVPTVNISSKFSYIVLIAGFLLSNSNPIFGNNLIIAGIILFSASVLFSIITLPVEWDASHRAKLLMVESGAVDRIEAQSAGAVLNAAFLTYLASAITSLLTLLYYLWRSGLIGGRR, encoded by the coding sequence ATGATTGGCTTTGACCCGATGTATCTTGCATTTGCTTTGCCGGGGCTCCTTTTGGCGGGCATAGCTTCTCTTATGACTTCAGGCACTTTTAAAAAATATTCAAAAATTCGTTCGGCAAAAGGGCTTACGGGGGCGGAGGCGGCTCGTCGGCTTTTGGCGGACGCGGGAGTCAACGACGTTCGTATTGAGCAGGTAAGCGGGCATTTGTCAGACCATTACGACCCGCGCTCAAAGGTTTTGCGTTTGTCGCCGCAGGTTTACGGAGAAAATTCTCTGTCCGCAATCGGAGTTGCCTGCCACGAAGCAGGGCACGCATTGCAACACGCACAGGGCTATATGTGGTTGAATTTTCGCTCGGCTATGGTTCCTACGGTAAACATAAGTTCGAAATTTTCGTATATTGTATTGATTGCGGGTTTTTTGCTTAGTAATTCCAATCCGATTTTCGGCAATAATCTTATAATCGCAGGAATAATTTTGTTTTCGGCTTCAGTTTTGTTTTCTATAATTACTTTACCTGTGGAATGGGACGCGTCTCACAGAGCAAAATTGCTTATGGTGGAAAGCGGAGCGGTTGACAGAATTGAGGCGCAATCGGCGGGAGCGGTTTTAAACGCGGCGTTTTTGACATATCTTGCGTCGGCTATTACTTCGCTTCTAACATTACTTTACTATCTTTGGCGGTCGGGACTTATCGGCGGTCGTCGTTAA
- a CDS encoding pyridoxine 5'-phosphate synthase encodes MAKLSVNIDHIATLRQARGGIEPSPVHGAALAEIAGASGITAHLREDRRHINDNDIYLIRQISTTSFNLEMAATQEMVAIAVDVRPNIATLVPEKRAEKTTEGGLPVRGHEKELVDKIAKLMENNIGVSLFIDPDFDQIKAALKIGASHIELHTGNYANARGKEQMHELERLKDAAAYAHKLGLIVNAGHGLNYHNTAAVAAIDCIAELNIGHSIISRAVFVGLDAAVKDMMRIIETGSSV; translated from the coding sequence ATGGCAAAACTCAGCGTAAATATCGACCACATAGCCACGCTTCGTCAGGCAAGAGGCGGAATCGAGCCAAGCCCGGTTCACGGAGCGGCGTTGGCGGAAATTGCAGGGGCTTCGGGAATTACGGCGCACCTTCGGGAAGACAGGCGCCACATTAACGACAACGACATTTATTTGATAAGGCAGATTTCGACGACATCTTTTAACTTGGAAATGGCGGCAACGCAGGAAATGGTGGCGATTGCCGTGGATGTTCGTCCGAATATTGCAACGCTTGTTCCCGAAAAACGCGCGGAAAAAACCACGGAAGGCGGGCTTCCTGTTCGTGGACACGAGAAAGAGCTTGTGGATAAAATCGCAAAATTAATGGAAAATAACATCGGTGTATCGCTTTTTATAGACCCCGATTTCGACCAGATTAAAGCGGCGCTGAAAATTGGTGCGAGCCATATAGAATTGCACACTGGCAATTACGCAAACGCAAGAGGCAAGGAGCAAATGCACGAACTCGAACGCCTTAAGGACGCGGCGGCTTATGCGCACAAATTGGGACTTATCGTGAACGCAGGGCACGGACTGAATTACCATAACACGGCGGCAGTTGCGGCGATTGACTGCATTGCAGAGTTAAATATCGGTCATTCTATAATTTCGCGCGCAGTTTTTGTAGGCTTGGATGCCGCTGTAAAAGATATGATGAGGATAATAGAAACGGGCAGTTCCGTATGA